One genomic region from Streptomyces sp. NBC_00457 encodes:
- a CDS encoding glycoside hydrolase family 2 TIM barrel-domain containing protein — translation MTVTRRSVLIASTTAPAAGVLLATPAAGAAEAVAGASGRRTVALRDGWRFALVNPGGITDPTGAYADAAAPAYDDSDWREVAVPHDWSIEQTPTTEHGTTSGTGFLPGGLGWYRLAFTLPPAFAGRRISVEFDGVYMDSYIYCNGKEAGRHPYGYTGFALDLTDLLHTDGTTENVLAVKVQNQLPSSRWYSGSGIYREARLVVTEPVHVERWGTYVTTPEITEERAVVRVRTSVVNESGDVQEVEVRSRVVDADGRTAARTSTTVTVGDRTTQTHELAVGRPRLWDFTDPHRYTLHTELRIDGKAVDTYRTPFGIRTLRIDPDDGFRLNGVPAKLKGVDLHHDLGALGAAVSEDAVRRQMVIMKSMGVNALRTSHNPPAPEVIQVCEELGVVMLVENFDCWRTGKNRYDYGRFFDEWCEKDTTEMVCAARNSPAVIMWSIGNEVPDSTTTAGLAMADRIIAAIKAADDTRPLVIGSDKYRRLPAKGSAADLMLAKLDGLGLNYNTAKSVDQLHAAYPHLFLFESESSSETSTRGTYQEPERLNTGENYTPGRRATSSYDNNLASWTMSGEYGHKKDRDRKWFTGQFLWSGIDYIGEPTPYDVFPVKASFFGAVDTAGFPKDMYYLFQSQWISQPMVHLLPMTWNHAPGDVVEVWAYANVDTVELFLNGTSQGVRRFDTKKTVDGRAYLETTEATGDDKTFTDGPYPGSYTSPNGSAGKLHLTWKVPYAPGELKAVARSDGKVVATDVLRTAGKPYAVRLTPDRKSLAADGRSLVFLTAEVVDARGVVVPDAEHLIAFDVTGGSLAGLDNGRQESAERYQASTRTAFHGKALAIVRSGTKAGTLKVTARAQGLRTGTASVRTTPARSAATTPAAPFKPDHPAPPNYPYADASYSGRPDSLPAAMLDGDPATGWSNAFFKAATPLLPAFDGAREEDWVSVDWGRSRTLERVEVWFTVDSTHSLPASVEVAVWDGRRYEPVDGAGVDWAGASGEPTVITFDAVRGSRLRLTMTSGHPGEARGAIRISRLEAPAG, via the coding sequence ATGACGGTCACTCGCAGATCGGTTTTGATCGCCTCTACGACCGCACCCGCCGCCGGGGTGCTCCTGGCCACCCCGGCGGCGGGGGCCGCCGAGGCGGTCGCGGGCGCATCCGGCCGCCGCACCGTCGCCCTGCGCGACGGCTGGCGCTTCGCGCTGGTCAACCCGGGCGGCATCACCGACCCGACCGGCGCCTACGCCGACGCCGCCGCGCCCGCATACGACGACTCGGACTGGCGCGAGGTCGCCGTCCCCCATGACTGGAGCATCGAGCAGACCCCGACCACCGAGCACGGCACGACCAGCGGCACCGGCTTCCTCCCCGGCGGCCTCGGCTGGTACCGCCTCGCCTTCACCCTGCCGCCCGCCTTCGCCGGCCGCCGGATCTCGGTGGAGTTCGACGGCGTGTACATGGACTCGTACATCTACTGCAACGGCAAGGAAGCCGGCCGCCACCCCTACGGCTACACCGGCTTCGCCCTCGACCTCACGGACCTCCTGCACACCGACGGCACCACCGAGAACGTCCTCGCGGTCAAGGTGCAGAACCAACTCCCCAGCAGCCGCTGGTACTCGGGCAGCGGCATCTACCGCGAGGCCCGGCTGGTGGTCACCGAGCCGGTGCACGTGGAGCGCTGGGGCACCTACGTCACCACGCCGGAGATCACCGAGGAGCGGGCCGTCGTACGAGTGCGGACGTCCGTGGTGAACGAGTCGGGCGACGTCCAGGAAGTCGAGGTGAGATCGCGGGTCGTCGACGCCGACGGCCGTACGGCCGCCCGGACGTCCACCACCGTCACCGTCGGCGACCGGACGACGCAGACCCACGAACTCGCCGTCGGCAGACCCAGGTTGTGGGACTTCACGGACCCGCACCGCTACACCCTCCACACCGAACTCCGCATCGACGGCAAGGCGGTCGACACCTACCGCACCCCCTTCGGCATCCGCACCCTCCGCATCGACCCGGACGACGGCTTCCGGCTCAACGGAGTCCCCGCCAAGCTCAAGGGCGTCGACCTGCACCACGACCTGGGCGCGCTCGGCGCGGCGGTCAGCGAGGACGCGGTGCGCAGACAGATGGTGATCATGAAGTCGATGGGCGTCAACGCCCTGCGCACCTCGCACAACCCGCCCGCGCCGGAGGTCATCCAGGTCTGCGAGGAACTGGGCGTGGTGATGCTGGTGGAGAACTTCGACTGCTGGCGCACCGGCAAGAACCGCTACGACTACGGCCGGTTCTTCGACGAGTGGTGCGAGAAGGACACCACCGAAATGGTCTGCGCCGCCCGCAACTCGCCCGCCGTCATCATGTGGTCCATCGGCAACGAGGTCCCCGACTCCACGACCACCGCCGGACTCGCCATGGCGGACCGCATCATCGCCGCCATCAAGGCCGCCGACGACACCCGCCCCCTCGTCATCGGCTCCGACAAATACCGCCGCCTCCCGGCGAAGGGTTCGGCCGCCGACCTGATGCTGGCCAAGCTCGACGGACTCGGGCTGAACTACAACACCGCCAAGTCCGTCGACCAACTCCACGCCGCCTACCCCCACTTGTTCCTGTTCGAGTCGGAGTCCTCGTCCGAGACCTCCACCCGCGGCACCTACCAGGAGCCCGAGCGCCTCAACACCGGCGAGAACTACACCCCCGGCAGGCGGGCGACCTCCTCCTACGACAACAACCTCGCCTCCTGGACGATGAGCGGCGAGTACGGCCACAAGAAGGACCGGGACCGGAAGTGGTTCACGGGCCAGTTCCTGTGGTCGGGCATCGACTACATCGGGGAGCCCACGCCGTACGACGTCTTCCCGGTGAAGGCGTCCTTCTTCGGCGCGGTCGACACGGCGGGCTTCCCGAAGGACATGTACTACCTGTTCCAGAGCCAGTGGATCAGCCAGCCGATGGTGCATCTGCTGCCCATGACCTGGAACCACGCACCGGGGGATGTCGTGGAGGTCTGGGCGTACGCCAACGTCGACACCGTCGAGCTGTTCCTCAACGGCACGTCCCAGGGCGTACGGCGCTTCGACACGAAGAAGACCGTCGACGGCCGCGCCTACCTGGAGACCACCGAGGCCACCGGCGACGACAAGACCTTCACCGACGGCCCCTACCCCGGCAGTTACACCAGCCCGAACGGCAGCGCGGGCAAGCTCCATCTGACCTGGAAAGTGCCGTACGCACCCGGCGAGTTGAAGGCGGTGGCCCGCAGCGACGGCAAGGTGGTCGCCACGGATGTGCTGCGCACGGCCGGAAAGCCGTATGCCGTACGGCTCACCCCGGACCGCAAGTCCCTTGCCGCCGATGGCCGTTCGCTGGTCTTCCTCACCGCGGAGGTCGTGGACGCCCGCGGGGTGGTCGTGCCCGACGCCGAGCATCTGATCGCCTTCGACGTGACCGGCGGCTCCCTCGCCGGGCTCGACAACGGTCGGCAGGAGAGTGCCGAGCGCTATCAGGCCAGTACCCGGACCGCCTTCCACGGCAAGGCGCTCGCGATCGTCCGGTCCGGCACGAAGGCAGGCACGCTGAAGGTGACGGCGCGGGCGCAAGGTCTGCGCACGGGCACGGCGTCGGTGCGCACCACTCCCGCCCGGTCGGCGGCGACCACTCCTGCGGCGCCATTCAAGCCCGACCACCCGGCGCCCCCGAACTACCCCTACGCGGACGCCAGTTACTCCGGCCGCCCGGACTCCCTGCCCGCGGCGATGCTCGACGGCGACCCGGCCACCGGCTGGTCCAACGCCTTCTTCAAGGCCGCCACGCCCCTGCTGCCCGCCTTCGACGGGGCCCGCGAGGAGGACTGGGTCTCCGTCGACTGGGGGCGGTCCCGGACCCTGGAGCGGGTGGAGGTCTGGTTCACCGTGGACTCGACGCACTCGCTGCCCGCGTCGGTCGAGGTCGCGGTGTGGGACGGCCGCCGGTACGAGCCGGTCGACGGGGCGGGCGTCGACTGGGCCGGCGCCTCGGGCGAGCCGACCGTGATCACTTTCGACGCCGTACGGGGCTCCCGGCTGCGGCTCACCATGACGAGTGGTCATCCGGGCGAGGCCCGAGGGGCGATACGGATCAGCAGGCTGGAGGCTCCGGCCGGCTGA
- a CDS encoding RNA polymerase sigma factor, giving the protein MSDAALTEDLARRAAAGDGAALDELLHAIRPEVVRRCGRFLPNREDAEEAAQDVLLQIARKITGFQGRSRFSTWLYTVVANCARQKYRELKRRAAEQPAPIDDAQYVDPRTTSVIAGSRVDLLEALDRLEREHPHLVAPLVYRDICQLNYTEAAERAGVPLGTLKSRLHEARKQVRPWLSETP; this is encoded by the coding sequence GTGTCCGACGCCGCGCTCACCGAGGACCTGGCCCGGCGCGCGGCCGCGGGCGACGGTGCCGCCCTGGACGAGCTGCTGCACGCGATCCGGCCCGAAGTCGTCCGGCGCTGCGGGCGGTTCCTGCCCAACCGGGAGGACGCCGAGGAGGCCGCGCAGGACGTGCTGCTCCAGATCGCCCGGAAGATCACCGGGTTCCAGGGCCGCAGCCGCTTCAGCACCTGGCTCTACACCGTCGTCGCCAACTGCGCCCGCCAGAAGTACCGCGAGCTCAAGCGACGGGCCGCCGAACAGCCCGCCCCGATCGACGACGCGCAGTACGTCGACCCGCGAACGACGAGTGTCATCGCCGGGTCCCGCGTCGACCTGCTGGAGGCGCTGGACCGCCTGGAGCGCGAACACCCGCACCTGGTAGCGCCGTTGGTCTACCGCGACATCTGCCAGCTGAACTACACCGAGGCCGCCGAACGCGCCGGCGTCCCCCTGGGCACCCTGAAGTCCCGCCTGCACGAGGCCCGCAAGCAGGTACGCCCCTGGCTGTCCGAAACACCCTGA
- a CDS encoding SpoIIE family protein phosphatase, whose protein sequence is MSPVYPFDEAATARAVLDGDGTVTEWSEGARRLLGWTAEEVVGRPAAELIQGPPPAARSPRWNGTVTLRHRDGHTVTVWLLVHHRQPKNGGTGDWLAVTPLEGDRPPQPDDPLEQAGLTQSPCAVAIYDERLRLHRINDAMAEVIGLPEERIRGLRVPELSGRLDGERIEQQLHRVLTTGRGNDVRAYVPIGVHGRVNAWLARMAPITDATGRARGVCVAAHDFTEQYESRERLQLVNEASVRIGTTLDITRTAQELADVCVPALADFVSVDLLDPPEPTGEPATGPVTAPVTLRRAAHQSINPGSPEAVMKPGQLDVYPATSPQADSLLAGRTIVAAVPSGDLTQWLTWDKARMERVREYGIHSTMGVPIRARGATLGVAVLTRFRRPDPFTPDDELLAEEITARAAVCIDNARRYSRERETAIALQRSLLPQSLPRTAALDAASRYLPAARAGVGGDWFDVIPLSGMRVAMVVGDVVGRGIQASATMGRLRTAVRTLADIDLAPDELLTHLDDMVVRLSAEAGGDSSTAAVGATCLYAVYDPVSRRCTLARAGHPPPVMQPPGGRPRQIDLPAGPPLGLGGLPFESAEIELPEGTVLTLYTDGLIQSRERDVDAGHALLCDALAAPSGSLDETCDRILHTLLPTGGASDDVALLLARTQGLPASRVATWDIPADPALVAPIRKQVVGQLDLWGLPDASFTAELVVSELVTNAIRYGTHPIRLRLIHDTATLICEVSDTSHTAPHLRRAKTWDEGGRGLLLVAQLTQRWGSRHTGDGKTIWAEIGPLDT, encoded by the coding sequence ATGAGCCCGGTGTACCCGTTCGACGAGGCCGCCACGGCCCGGGCTGTCCTCGACGGCGACGGCACGGTGACCGAGTGGAGCGAGGGGGCCCGGCGACTGCTGGGCTGGACGGCCGAGGAGGTCGTGGGGCGCCCCGCCGCCGAGCTGATCCAGGGCCCGCCGCCCGCCGCCCGATCGCCCCGCTGGAACGGAACGGTCACTTTGCGCCACCGCGACGGCCATACAGTCACCGTATGGCTGCTCGTCCACCACCGGCAGCCGAAGAACGGCGGCACCGGCGACTGGCTGGCGGTCACCCCGCTGGAGGGCGACCGGCCGCCGCAGCCCGACGATCCGCTGGAACAGGCCGGCCTCACCCAGTCGCCCTGTGCCGTCGCGATCTACGACGAGCGGCTCCGGCTGCACCGGATCAACGACGCCATGGCCGAGGTGATCGGACTGCCCGAGGAACGGATCCGCGGACTGCGCGTGCCCGAGCTCAGCGGCCGGCTGGACGGCGAGAGGATCGAACAGCAGCTGCACCGGGTCCTCACCACCGGCCGGGGCAACGACGTACGCGCTTACGTGCCGATCGGCGTGCACGGCCGGGTCAACGCCTGGCTGGCCCGGATGGCACCGATCACCGACGCCACGGGACGGGCGCGCGGGGTGTGTGTCGCCGCGCACGACTTCACCGAGCAGTACGAGTCCCGCGAGCGGCTCCAGCTGGTCAACGAGGCGAGCGTCCGCATCGGCACCACCCTGGACATCACCCGCACGGCACAGGAGCTCGCGGACGTGTGCGTGCCCGCGCTCGCCGACTTCGTCAGCGTCGACCTCCTGGACCCGCCCGAGCCCACGGGCGAGCCTGCCACGGGGCCGGTGACCGCGCCGGTCACGCTGCGTCGGGCGGCCCACCAGTCGATCAATCCCGGCAGCCCCGAAGCCGTCATGAAGCCGGGCCAGCTGGACGTGTACCCGGCCACCTCTCCCCAGGCCGACTCTTTGCTGGCCGGCCGCACGATCGTCGCGGCGGTGCCCTCCGGTGACCTCACCCAGTGGCTGACCTGGGACAAGGCCCGTATGGAGCGGGTCAGGGAGTACGGCATCCACTCCACGATGGGCGTGCCGATCCGGGCCCGCGGCGCGACCCTCGGCGTCGCCGTCCTCACCCGCTTCCGCCGCCCGGACCCTTTCACGCCGGACGACGAGCTGCTGGCCGAGGAGATCACGGCCCGCGCCGCGGTCTGCATCGACAACGCCCGCCGCTACTCCCGCGAGCGCGAGACGGCCATCGCCCTGCAGCGCAGCCTGCTCCCCCAGTCACTGCCGCGGACGGCGGCACTGGACGCGGCCTCGCGCTACCTTCCGGCGGCGCGGGCCGGGGTGGGCGGCGACTGGTTCGACGTGATCCCGCTGTCCGGGATGCGGGTCGCGATGGTCGTCGGGGACGTCGTCGGCCGCGGCATCCAGGCCTCGGCCACCATGGGCCGGCTGCGCACCGCCGTGCGCACGCTCGCCGACATCGACCTGGCCCCGGACGAGCTGCTCACCCACCTCGACGACATGGTCGTACGGCTGTCGGCGGAGGCGGGCGGCGACAGCAGCACCGCCGCGGTCGGCGCCACCTGCCTGTACGCCGTCTACGACCCGGTGTCCCGGCGCTGCACGCTGGCCCGCGCCGGGCATCCGCCGCCCGTGATGCAGCCGCCCGGCGGCCGGCCCCGGCAGATCGACCTGCCGGCGGGGCCGCCCCTGGGCCTGGGCGGGCTGCCGTTCGAGTCGGCCGAGATCGAACTGCCCGAGGGCACGGTGCTCACGCTCTACACCGACGGGCTGATCCAGTCCCGCGAACGTGACGTCGACGCCGGGCACGCGCTGCTCTGCGATGCCCTCGCCGCCCCCTCCGGCTCCCTGGACGAGACCTGCGACCGCATCCTGCACACCCTGCTCCCCACGGGCGGCGCCTCCGACGACGTGGCCCTGCTGCTCGCCCGTACCCAGGGGCTGCCCGCCTCCCGCGTCGCGACCTGGGACATCCCGGCCGACCCGGCGCTGGTCGCCCCGATCCGCAAGCAGGTCGTCGGGCAGCTCGACCTCTGGGGGCTGCCGGACGCCTCGTTCACGGCGGAGCTGGTGGTGAGCGAGCTGGTCACCAACGCCATCCGGTACGGCACCCACCCCATCAGGCTGCGGCTCATCCATGACACGGCCACGCTGATCTGCGAGGTGTCCGACACCAGCCATACGGCTCCGCATCTGCGACGCGCCAAGACCTGGGACGAGGGCGGGCGCGGGCTGCTGCTGGTTGCCCAGCTCACGCAGCGGTGGGGGAGCCGGCACACGGGGGACGGCAAGACGATCTGGGCGGAGATCGGGCCGCTCGACACGTGA
- a CDS encoding serine/threonine-protein kinase, with product MHSVERIGRYRPERRLGTGAFGTVWLAHDDELDALVAVKVLADNWAHRLDVRERFLSEARMLRRAGSDRVVQVYDIGELPDGRPYFVMEYADGGTLADLLTEGPLPVPEALRLTASAARGAAALHQAGIVHRDIKPSNVLLRTSPGGAARVLLADLGLAKSLAEASGLTLAAGSAGYRPPEQAGPGAGIDERADVYSLGAVGYHLVTGAVPGEPGHVVPPGRLRPGLDPGVQRALLRALEPDRGRRWPTAQAFAEEIERLASPAPRARRPRRAIALTASALLLLTAVGVTVALVTRESPAPGVRVEDSSGRVTAEVPGAWGRQVRDSGWDPASIGLPPGREPGFAVADDLAKWQDLTSDVNGVFVGLSEHGDVTGRVNALTHAGCHYDGGRSYTGELWHGRVRTWTDCPGGGGSITEAGLTPAGGDARPQVYVQIRQNSDPSQSERILDSVGAKG from the coding sequence ATGCACTCCGTCGAGCGGATCGGGCGCTACCGCCCCGAACGCCGCCTGGGCACCGGGGCGTTCGGCACCGTCTGGCTCGCCCACGACGACGAGCTCGACGCCCTCGTGGCCGTCAAGGTGCTCGCCGACAACTGGGCGCACCGGCTGGACGTCCGCGAGCGCTTCCTGTCCGAGGCGCGGATGCTGCGCCGGGCCGGCTCCGACCGGGTCGTCCAGGTCTACGACATCGGCGAACTGCCCGACGGCAGGCCGTACTTCGTGATGGAGTACGCCGACGGCGGCACCCTCGCCGACCTGCTCACCGAGGGCCCGCTCCCCGTGCCGGAGGCGCTGCGCCTGACGGCGTCGGCCGCTCGGGGCGCCGCGGCGCTGCACCAGGCCGGGATCGTGCACCGGGACATCAAGCCGTCCAACGTGCTGTTGCGCACCTCCCCCGGCGGCGCCGCCCGGGTGCTGCTGGCCGACCTCGGGCTGGCCAAGAGCCTGGCGGAGGCGTCCGGTCTCACCCTCGCGGCGGGCTCGGCGGGATACCGGCCGCCCGAGCAGGCCGGGCCCGGCGCGGGCATCGACGAGCGGGCCGACGTGTACAGCCTGGGTGCGGTCGGCTACCACCTCGTCACCGGCGCCGTGCCCGGCGAGCCCGGACACGTCGTACCGCCCGGGCGGCTGCGCCCCGGCCTCGACCCCGGCGTCCAGCGGGCCCTGCTGCGCGCACTGGAACCGGACCGCGGGCGCCGCTGGCCCACGGCCCAGGCCTTCGCCGAGGAGATCGAGCGGCTGGCGTCCCCGGCGCCACGCGCCCGGCGGCCCCGCAGGGCCATCGCGCTGACCGCCTCCGCGCTGCTGTTGCTCACGGCCGTCGGTGTGACCGTGGCGCTGGTGACCCGTGAGTCCCCGGCCCCCGGCGTCCGTGTCGAGGACTCCAGCGGCCGGGTGACGGCCGAAGTGCCCGGCGCATGGGGCCGGCAGGTACGCGACTCGGGGTGGGATCCCGCGTCGATCGGCCTGCCTCCGGGCCGCGAGCCGGGGTTCGCCGTCGCGGACGACCTGGCGAAGTGGCAGGACCTGACGTCGGACGTGAACGGCGTGTTCGTCGGCCTGAGTGAGCACGGCGACGTCACCGGGCGGGTGAACGCCCTCACCCACGCCGGCTGCCACTACGACGGCGGCCGTTCCTACACCGGAGAGCTATGGCACGGCCGGGTCCGCACCTGGACCGACTGCCCGGGCGGCGGAGGGTCGATCACGGAGGCCGGGCTCACTCCGGCAGGCGGCGACGCGCGGCCTCAGGTGTATGTGCAGATCCGCCAGAACAGCGATCCCTCCCAGTCGGAGCGCATCCTGGACTCGGTAGGAGCGAAGGGATGA
- a CDS encoding glycoside hydrolase family 9 protein encodes MKRRRTALLSLMALLAAALTALPAAADEVEQLKNGTFDTTVDPWWTTTNVTAGLSGGQLCADVPGGTANRWDAAVGQNDVTLVKGESYRISFTANGTPEGHVVRAIVGLSVAPYDTWFEVSPQLSVSGNSYAYTFTSPVDTTQGQVGFQLGGQADDWRFCMDDVSLLGGVEPEPYEPDTGPRVRVNQVAYLPAGPKNATLVTDATGKLPWQLKNAAGTTVAHGWTVPRGTDVSSAQNVHSIDFGAHRGRGQGFTLVADGETSRPFDIDARAYEQLRVDAVKYYYTQRSGIAIRDDLRPGYGRPAGHVNVAPNQGDANVPCQPGVCDYTLDVTGGWYDAGDHGKYVVNGGISTWEVLSTYERSLLARTGHPAKLGDGSLAIPESGNKVPDILDEARWELEFLLKMQVPDGQPLAGMAHHKMHDEQWTGLPLLPSDDPQKRELHPPTTEATLNLAATAAQAARLYRPYDRQFATEALAAARKAWSAALAHPAVHPDPNDGTGGGAYPDTDATDEFYWAAAQLYLTTGHKEFEKHILNSPVHTADIFGPLGYDWARTAAAGRLDLATVPSKLPGRDKVRQSVIKGADTYLATLKSQPYGMPYAPADNLYDWGSNHQILHNAVVIATAYDLTGASKYRDGALQSMDYILGRNALNISYVTGYGDVDARNQHSRWYARQLDPNLPNPPKGTLAGGPNSSIQDPYAQSKLQGCVGQFCYIDDIQSWSTNEHTINWNSALTRMASFVADQG; translated from the coding sequence GTGAAAAGACGCAGAACCGCCTTGTTGTCCCTGATGGCCCTGCTGGCGGCGGCGCTGACCGCGCTGCCGGCCGCCGCCGACGAGGTCGAGCAACTCAAGAACGGCACCTTCGACACCACCGTCGATCCCTGGTGGACGACGACCAACGTCACCGCCGGTCTGTCCGGCGGACAGCTCTGCGCGGACGTCCCGGGAGGCACCGCCAACCGCTGGGACGCGGCCGTCGGCCAGAACGACGTCACCCTGGTGAAGGGGGAGTCGTACCGGATCTCCTTCACCGCGAACGGCACGCCCGAGGGCCATGTGGTGCGTGCGATCGTGGGGCTGTCGGTGGCTCCGTACGACACCTGGTTCGAGGTGAGCCCGCAGCTGAGCGTCTCCGGCAACTCGTATGCCTACACGTTCACTTCGCCCGTCGACACCACCCAGGGCCAGGTCGGCTTCCAGCTCGGCGGCCAGGCGGACGACTGGCGGTTCTGCATGGACGACGTGTCGCTGCTGGGCGGGGTGGAGCCGGAGCCGTACGAGCCCGACACCGGCCCGCGCGTGCGGGTCAACCAGGTCGCCTATCTGCCCGCGGGACCCAAGAACGCCACGCTGGTCACCGACGCCACCGGCAAGCTGCCCTGGCAGCTGAAGAACGCCGCCGGGACGACGGTCGCCCACGGCTGGACCGTGCCGCGCGGCACCGACGTGTCGTCGGCGCAGAACGTCCACTCGATCGACTTCGGAGCCCACCGCGGGCGCGGACAGGGCTTCACCCTGGTGGCCGACGGGGAGACGAGCCGCCCGTTCGACATCGACGCGCGCGCCTATGAGCAACTGCGCGTGGACGCGGTGAAGTACTACTACACGCAGCGCAGCGGCATCGCCATCCGCGACGACCTGCGGCCCGGCTACGGACGCCCCGCCGGCCATGTGAACGTCGCGCCCAACCAGGGCGACGCGAACGTCCCCTGCCAGCCCGGCGTCTGCGACTACACGCTCGACGTGACCGGCGGCTGGTACGACGCCGGCGACCACGGCAAGTACGTCGTCAACGGCGGCATCTCCACCTGGGAGGTGCTCAGCACCTACGAACGCTCCCTGCTGGCCCGCACCGGCCACCCGGCGAAGCTCGGCGACGGCTCGCTCGCCATACCGGAGAGCGGCAACAAGGTGCCGGACATCCTCGACGAGGCCCGCTGGGAGCTGGAGTTCCTGCTGAAGATGCAGGTGCCGGACGGGCAGCCGCTCGCCGGCATGGCCCACCACAAGATGCACGACGAGCAGTGGACCGGCCTGCCCCTGCTGCCCAGCGACGATCCGCAGAAGCGCGAACTGCACCCGCCGACCACCGAGGCGACCCTGAACCTGGCGGCGACGGCCGCGCAGGCGGCACGGCTGTACCGGCCCTACGACCGCCAGTTCGCGACCGAGGCGCTGGCAGCCGCCCGCAAGGCCTGGTCCGCGGCGCTCGCGCACCCCGCGGTCCACCCCGACCCCAACGACGGCACCGGAGGCGGCGCCTACCCCGACACCGACGCGACCGACGAGTTCTACTGGGCCGCCGCCCAGCTGTATCTCACCACCGGGCACAAGGAGTTCGAGAAGCACATCCTGAACTCGCCGGTCCACACGGCCGACATCTTCGGACCCCTCGGCTACGACTGGGCCAGGACGGCCGCCGCCGGACGACTGGACCTGGCGACCGTCCCGAGCAAGCTGCCCGGCCGGGACAAGGTGCGCCAGTCGGTGATCAAGGGCGCCGACACCTACCTGGCCACCCTGAAGTCACAGCCGTACGGCATGCCGTACGCCCCCGCGGACAACCTCTACGACTGGGGCTCCAACCACCAGATCCTGCACAACGCGGTCGTCATCGCCACCGCGTACGACCTCACCGGCGCCTCGAAGTACCGGGACGGCGCACTGCAGAGCATGGACTACATCCTCGGCCGCAACGCGCTGAACATCTCCTACGTCACCGGCTACGGCGACGTCGACGCCCGCAACCAGCACAGCCGTTGGTACGCCCGCCAGCTCGACCCGAATCTGCCGAACCCGCCGAAGGGCACGCTCGCCGGAGGCCCCAACTCGAGCATCCAGGACCCCTACGCACAGAGCAAACTCCAGGGCTGTGTCGGCCAGTTCTGCTACATCGACGACATCCAGTCCTGGTCGACGAACGAGCACACCATCAACTGGAACTCCGCCCTGACCCGGATGGCGTCCTTCGTGGCGGATCAGGGCTGA